One segment of Candidatus Paceibacterota bacterium DNA contains the following:
- a CDS encoding ScpA family protein — protein MEKTQEIRYYSTMIATGFEIKTENFEGPLDLLLHLIEKRKLYINDIALSKVTDDFIDYVQKKEGFPIDEIAQFVVVAATLLLIKSRSLLPLLQLTEEEEESIEDLEQRLKEYQKFKELSRHVKNRFSKKIIWGREGRIFEPIFSPSAEISTKSILEAVKWIITEFPKPENLPKAVVKKVVSLEETIEKLLERITESFKMSFQEFSGKGGGRENIIISFLAVLELVKRGSVFAEQQNRYGDIEIQKGTN, from the coding sequence TTGGAAAAAACCCAAGAAATAAGGTATTATTCCACAATGATTGCGACCGGATTTGAAATAAAAACCGAAAATTTTGAAGGACCTTTGGACTTACTCTTACATCTTATCGAAAAAAGAAAGCTCTACATAAATGACATTGCTCTGTCAAAAGTAACAGATGATTTTATCGATTATGTTCAAAAAAAAGAAGGTTTTCCGATAGACGAAATTGCTCAGTTTGTCGTTGTTGCAGCTACTTTGCTTTTAATAAAATCCAGATCACTTCTTCCTCTTCTTCAATTAACAGAAGAAGAGGAAGAAAGTATAGAAGACTTGGAACAAAGACTTAAGGAATATCAAAAATTCAAAGAATTAAGTCGGCATGTAAAAAACCGATTTTCCAAGAAAATAATCTGGGGACGCGAAGGACGAATTTTTGAACCAATTTTTTCCCCGTCTGCAGAAATTAGCACCAAATCAATTTTAGAGGCCGTGAAGTGGATAATCACAGAATTCCCGAAACCGGAAAACCTACCAAAGGCTGTAGTAAAAAAAGTTGTCAGTCTGGAAGAAACTATAGAAAAACTACTGGAGAGAATTACTGAAAGTTTCAAGATGAGCTTCCAAGAATTCTCCGGAAAAGGAGGAGGGCGGGAAAACATAATCATCAGTTTTTTGGCAGTCTTAGAATTAGTTAAAAGAGGATCAGTTTTTGCCGAGCAACAAAACCGGTATGGAGATATTGAAATACAAAAAGGCACTAATTAA
- a CDS encoding SMC-Scp complex subunit ScpB, translated as MDLDKKIEAVLFYQAEPFSIKKLAEILKQDESSIKKSLQILEENLNERGIVLVQNGDKVMLGTNPELSDLIAELNKGELNKELGKAGLETLSIILYRGPISKKEIDYIRGVNSGYILRNLLIRGLIEKTEQKLRSAYYRPTLDLLAHMGVKKIEELPEFENIKTELESLKVEENKETESE; from the coding sequence ATGGACTTAGACAAGAAAATAGAAGCTGTTTTGTTTTATCAAGCCGAACCTTTTTCAATCAAAAAGCTGGCGGAGATTTTAAAACAAGACGAATCATCCATAAAAAAAAGTCTGCAAATTTTGGAAGAAAATTTGAATGAGCGGGGAATTGTCCTTGTCCAAAACGGCGACAAAGTAATGCTTGGCACAAATCCAGAACTTTCTGACCTCATAGCTGAATTAAACAAAGGTGAATTAAACAAAGAGCTCGGCAAGGCAGGGCTTGAAACTTTATCTATCATCTTATATCGCGGACCAATAAGTAAAAAAGAAATTGATTATATTCGTGGCGTTAATTCCGGATACATTCTAAGAAACCTTCTAATACGGGGTTTGATTGAAAAGACTGAACAAAAATTGAGAAGCGCATATTACCGCCCAACTCTAGATTTATTAGCTCATATGGGCGTAAAAAAGATTGAAGAATTACCGGAATTTGAAAACATCAAAACAGAATTAGAGTCTCTAAAAGTCGAAGAAAATAAAGAGACCGAATCAGAATAA
- a CDS encoding putative peptidoglycan glycosyltransferase FtsW gives MVKKQKIDRVFFLTVIALLVCGFFVFTSASLGLLAKDKENFSDIAFNQTFFGLFLGTIAMLSLSKVHYRRWRKFALYIFLFSILTAIGVFIPGLGFEHGGARRWISIAGLSFQPAEFLKLGFVIYLATWLSGVKEKIGNIKFGLLPFLLIVAIIASLLLMQPDIGTFLVIATAGFAIFLSAGARWRDIIIVLIIGILGIISIAILKPYAAERIVTFLDPSRDYHRASYQLQQSLIAIGAGGMFGRGFGQSIQKFGFLPEPVGDSVFSVAAEEFGFIGGLFLISLFVFFAFRGLKIARFSPDLFGSLLTTGIIMLIITQSFFNIASMTGVVPMSGLPLLFVSHGGTALFFTLASIGIILNISKYKTYKK, from the coding sequence ATGGTAAAAAAACAGAAAATAGATAGGGTTTTTTTTCTAACAGTCATCGCTTTGTTAGTCTGTGGTTTCTTTGTCTTTACTTCGGCATCTTTGGGATTACTAGCGAAAGACAAAGAGAATTTCAGCGACATAGCTTTTAACCAAACATTTTTTGGTCTCTTCTTGGGAACGATTGCCATGCTGTCTTTATCAAAAGTCCACTACCGAAGGTGGAGAAAGTTTGCCCTCTATATTTTTTTATTTTCGATTCTTACAGCAATAGGGGTTTTTATTCCCGGTTTGGGATTTGAGCATGGTGGGGCAAGAAGATGGATTTCAATTGCCGGACTATCTTTCCAACCAGCGGAATTTTTGAAATTGGGTTTTGTCATCTATCTTGCAACTTGGCTTTCCGGTGTAAAAGAAAAAATTGGAAATATAAAATTTGGCCTCTTACCTTTTCTGTTGATAGTAGCGATTATCGCCAGTCTTTTGTTAATGCAACCGGACATTGGAACTTTTCTAGTAATCGCTACTGCCGGATTTGCAATTTTCTTGTCAGCCGGTGCTAGGTGGCGAGACATCATAATAGTCTTAATTATCGGAATTTTAGGGATAATATCAATCGCCATTCTTAAACCATATGCCGCCGAAAGAATCGTAACTTTTCTGGATCCTTCGCGTGATTATCACAGGGCTAGTTATCAACTTCAACAGTCACTAATTGCTATTGGCGCTGGCGGCATGTTTGGTAGAGGATTCGGACAAAGCATCCAAAAATTCGGCTTCTTGCCGGAGCCGGTCGGCGATTCCGTTTTTTCAGTCGCAGCCGAAGAGTTTGGTTTTATCGGTGGTCTTTTTCTGATCTCACTCTTTGTATTTTTTGCTTTTCGCGGTCTTAAAATTGCAAGATTTTCGCCAGACCTATTTGGGTCTCTTCTCACTACCGGCATAATAATGTTGATAATCACCCAATCTTTCTTTAATATTGCTTCCATGACCGGTGTTGTACCGATGTCCGGATTACCACTTTTGTTTGTTAGCCACGGCGGGACAGCATTGTTTTTTACTTTAGCTTCTATAGGTATAATTCTTAATATATCAAAGTATAAGACATATAAAAAATGA
- a CDS encoding UDP-N-acetylglucosamine--N-acetylmuramyl-(pentapeptide) pyrophosphoryl-undecaprenol N-acetylglucosamine transferase has protein sequence MKILLTGGGSGGHFYPVIAVAEALKDLQKEQHIVKPTLYYMAPEPYNKRLLFDNEIIFKKNPTGKLRRYFSLLNISDTFKTFWGVLKAVWTIFYIYPDAVFSKGGYGSFPAVFAAKLFRIPVIIHESDSVPGKTNLWAGKFAKRVAVSWPESAEYFPKEKVAFTGNPIRKSILQPIEDGAKKILKLEDNLPVVLVLGGSLGAQKINDTIIDSLPEILEFCQIIHQTGKGGLKDAKSRASAILYNSEKESRYKVFDYLNDEAMRMAAGVADLVVSRAGSTIFEIANWSKPSIIIPISKSNGDHQRKNAYGYARSGACIVIEEPNLNANILTSEIKNLLADNDKLQTMSQAAQKFSRKDAAKVIAQEIFNIALGHEK, from the coding sequence ATGAAAATATTATTAACAGGCGGCGGTTCAGGTGGGCATTTCTATCCAGTTATTGCTGTGGCCGAGGCCTTAAAGGATCTGCAAAAAGAACAACATATAGTCAAACCGACGCTATATTATATGGCGCCGGAACCTTACAATAAAAGACTGCTATTTGACAACGAAATAATTTTCAAAAAAAACCCAACCGGCAAATTGAGGCGATACTTTTCGCTGTTAAACATCTCCGACACCTTCAAAACATTCTGGGGAGTTTTGAAAGCAGTCTGGACAATATTTTATATTTATCCTGACGCGGTATTTAGCAAGGGTGGTTATGGCAGTTTTCCGGCAGTCTTTGCCGCAAAACTATTTAGAATTCCGGTTATTATCCATGAGTCGGATTCAGTACCAGGCAAAACTAATCTCTGGGCTGGCAAATTTGCCAAAAGAGTTGCTGTGTCTTGGCCTGAATCTGCTGAATATTTCCCGAAAGAAAAAGTGGCATTTACAGGAAATCCTATAAGAAAAAGTATTTTACAACCCATTGAGGATGGTGCGAAAAAAATCTTGAAACTAGAAGATAATCTGCCCGTCGTTTTGGTTTTAGGGGGTTCTCTTGGAGCACAAAAAATAAATGACACCATAATTGATTCATTGCCAGAAATCTTGGAGTTCTGCCAAATTATCCATCAAACAGGCAAAGGGGGGCTAAAAGACGCGAAGAGCCGGGCCTCGGCAATTTTATACAACTCCGAAAAAGAAAGCAGGTATAAAGTTTTTGATTACTTAAACGACGAAGCAATGAGAATGGCGGCCGGAGTAGCAGATTTGGTAGTATCAAGAGCCGGTTCAACAATTTTTGAAATAGCAAATTGGAGCAAACCAAGTATTATAATTCCAATATCAAAATCAAACGGGGATCACCAGAGAAAAAATGCTTATGGTTATGCGCGAAGTGGCGCCTGCATTGTCATTGAAGAACCAAACCTCAACGCGAATATTTTAACTTCAGAAATAAAAAACTTGTTGGCAGACAACGATAAGTTACAGACGATGTCGCAGGCGGCTCAAAAGTTCTCCAGAAAAGACGCCGCAAAAGTGATTGCCCAAGAGATATTTAATATCGCACTTGGACACGAAAAATAG
- the gltX gene encoding glutamate--tRNA ligase, which produces MKKIVTRFAPSPTGNLHLGGVRTALFNFVFAKQKMGEFILRIEDTDKERSKKEYEDDLIAGLGWLGLSHDSFFRQSERGEIYKKYLKKIVSEGKAYVSKEKSREGDGEVEIVRFKNPNTTIKFDDEIRGQVEFKTEDLGDFVIAKNFEEPLYHLAVVIDDFEMEISHVIRGEDHISNTPRQILIQEALGFPRPIYAHIPLILATDRSKLSKRKHGELVSVNFYKEQGIMPEAMINFLAMLGWNPGDDRDILSLEEIISCFDFKKVQKSGAVFNIEKLEWLNQQYIKNLRVEEKIEKVKERLEKKGKTDWVKSKVFGQEFVELICERIKKWADIDCLINDGDLDFFFNEPSIVREKIVWEKNPNLEKTIIHLEKSLEILESIDNVSWKTDIIKERLMAYADKEGRGEVLWPLRYALSGKDKSSDPFTTSFILGKDNTIARWQKAIEILKQ; this is translated from the coding sequence ATGAAAAAAATTGTTACTAGATTTGCTCCATCGCCAACAGGTAATCTACATCTAGGGGGTGTTAGAACTGCTTTGTTTAATTTTGTTTTTGCTAAACAAAAGATGGGTGAGTTCATCTTAAGAATAGAGGATACCGACAAAGAAAGGTCAAAGAAAGAATATGAGGACGACTTAATCGCTGGCTTAGGGTGGCTTGGACTCTCACATGACAGTTTTTTCAGACAGTCAGAACGCGGAGAAATTTATAAAAAATATCTGAAAAAAATTGTTTCCGAAGGAAAAGCTTATGTTTCTAAAGAAAAAAGTAGGGAAGGGGACGGAGAAGTTGAAATAGTAAGATTTAAAAACCCAAACACCACCATAAAGTTTGATGATGAAATCCGTGGTCAAGTTGAGTTCAAAACAGAAGATCTCGGAGATTTTGTGATAGCCAAAAATTTTGAAGAGCCCCTTTATCACTTGGCAGTGGTAATTGATGATTTTGAAATGGAAATCAGCCATGTAATCCGCGGGGAAGATCATATTTCAAATACTCCAAGACAAATTTTGATTCAAGAAGCGCTCGGCTTTCCGCGCCCAATCTACGCCCATATACCACTAATCCTTGCAACCGACCGATCCAAGCTCTCAAAAAGAAAGCATGGGGAGCTGGTGTCTGTTAACTTTTACAAGGAGCAAGGCATAATGCCAGAAGCGATGATAAATTTCTTGGCAATGCTTGGTTGGAATCCGGGAGATGATAGGGATATCTTGAGTTTAGAAGAAATCATCTCTTGTTTTGATTTTAAAAAGGTTCAGAAAAGCGGAGCGGTTTTCAATATCGAAAAGCTTGAGTGGCTGAATCAACAATATATAAAAAATCTAAGAGTGGAAGAAAAAATTGAAAAAGTAAAAGAGAGACTTGAAAAAAAGGGGAAAACTGACTGGGTTAAATCTAAGGTTTTTGGGCAAGAATTTGTGGAATTGATCTGCGAAAGAATTAAAAAATGGGCGGACATTGACTGTCTTATAAATGACGGGGATTTAGACTTTTTTTTCAATGAACCAAGTATCGTCAGGGAGAAAATAGTGTGGGAGAAAAATCCAAATTTGGAAAAAACAATAATTCATTTAGAGAAATCGCTAGAAATTTTAGAAAGTATAGATAATGTCAGTTGGAAAACTGATATAATAAAAGAGAGGCTGATGGCTTATGCGGACAAAGAGGGAAGAGGTGAAGTGCTCTGGCCACTGCGCTACGCACTATCCGGCAAAGACAAATCATCAGACCCTTTCACGACGTCCTTTATCTTGGGCAAAGATAATACAATAGCAAGATGGCAAAAAGCGATAGAAATTCTAAAACAATAA
- a CDS encoding peptidoglycan DD-metalloendopeptidase family protein has product MAKSDRNSKTIKVLDSKPTRRCMSLIQKLIIPVPALIFIALILLFLSNSNIAEADQNLIRELQEKISDRSNQIGAIEKEIEQSKKQLEAVGREVNTLQNAVRSIELTQKKLEQDISLTENKIINASLSIEKLTLEISESEQRIEKNSQSLSETLRLLNETGESSSLVESLLKYGDFSSVWEEFETLQRFQVEVRQNLNNLKIIKDTLEKKREESESQKEQLELLNMDLKDQHGVSLINKKRQASLLSETKNQEAEYQKILQTNLARKAAFEKELFEFESQLRLVIDPSQTPPARPGILSWPLDSVFVTQYFGDTEFARSGAYRGRGHNGIDFRATMGTRVKSALSGIVSHIGNTDEIRGCYSFGKWVLVKHDNGLSTLYSHLSSIRVQPGQVVQTGEMVGLSGGLPGTFGAGYSTGPHLHFGLYITEGLRPQTYRSSTPCNGAFMPLADLKAYLDPMSYLPTLSQ; this is encoded by the coding sequence ATGGCAAAAAGCGATAGAAATTCTAAAACAATAAAGGTTCTAGACAGCAAGCCGACGAGGCGTTGTATGTCGCTAATACAAAAATTAATAATCCCAGTGCCGGCATTGATTTTTATCGCATTAATACTTTTATTTTTATCCAACAGCAATATTGCAGAAGCCGATCAAAACTTAATCAGAGAACTTCAGGAAAAGATTAGCGATAGAAGCAATCAAATAGGTGCAATTGAAAAAGAAATAGAACAATCAAAAAAACAACTTGAAGCGGTCGGCAGGGAAGTAAACACTCTACAAAACGCGGTTCGATCTATTGAGCTGACACAAAAAAAACTAGAACAAGACATCTCTCTAACTGAAAATAAAATAATAAACGCATCTTTAAGCATAGAAAAATTAACACTGGAAATAAGCGAATCCGAGCAAAGAATAGAGAAAAACAGCCAAAGCTTGTCTGAAACACTTCGCTTACTAAACGAAACCGGGGAAAGCTCGTCTTTGGTTGAATCACTTTTAAAATACGGTGATTTCTCTTCTGTTTGGGAAGAATTTGAAACCCTGCAGAGATTTCAGGTAGAAGTCAGGCAGAACCTGAATAATCTAAAAATTATAAAAGACACATTAGAAAAGAAAAGGGAGGAGTCAGAGTCGCAAAAAGAACAGTTGGAGCTTTTAAATATGGATTTAAAAGATCAACACGGCGTCTCTCTAATAAATAAAAAACGACAAGCGTCTCTTCTAAGCGAGACTAAAAACCAAGAAGCTGAATATCAAAAAATATTACAAACAAATTTGGCTCGAAAAGCCGCGTTTGAAAAAGAACTTTTTGAGTTTGAGTCACAACTACGCTTGGTTATTGACCCGTCTCAAACCCCACCAGCAAGACCCGGAATATTGTCGTGGCCCCTTGATAGCGTATTTGTAACTCAATATTTCGGAGACACCGAATTTGCCCGTAGTGGAGCTTACAGAGGCCGAGGACACAATGGTATTGATTTTCGAGCAACAATGGGTACTAGAGTTAAATCAGCACTGTCCGGAATTGTCAGCCATATCGGTAACACCGACGAAATACGCGGTTGTTACTCATTCGGAAAATGGGTTTTGGTAAAACACGATAACGGACTGTCCACTCTCTATTCTCATTTGTCATCAATCAGAGTCCAGCCGGGACAAGTTGTCCAAACCGGAGAGATGGTCGGACTAAGTGGTGGTTTGCCCGGAACTTTTGGGGCAGGGTATTCAACCGGTCCACACTTGCATTTTGGACTTTACATAACCGAAGGTCTGCGTCCACAAACCTATCGTTCAAGCACACCATGTAATGGTGCTTTTATGCCCCTTGCTGATCTAAAAGCTTATCTTGACCCAATGTCTTATTTACCAACTCTTTCTCAATAG
- a CDS encoding tyrosine-type recombinase/integrase produces the protein MTNSNNKSALPHLEDFLLFIQSNNYSKETLYNYERDLKTFERFLEEEFKGLPFSKVTKRTIEQYKAYLNSTDRKTAEGSGAQKNLKSGSINRNLSSLRRYLSYLIDMDYESPIAPGAIKLLRMEKKHPQVSELEELTSLIEAPMKFEKNKKVALRNRAALETLFASGMRISELISLKIIQLDKTGRIFIEGKGKKQRFVYLTERAKKHIDNYLKVRADDSPFLFIASRGQNAGDKNKHISANYLQMKIKKYRELLGINVPTSAHSLRHGFATYLAEQGANPAAIQILLGHESLDTTTRYVHASDKYAESTHRKFHPLKD, from the coding sequence ATGACCAACTCAAATAATAAAAGTGCTCTACCCCACCTTGAAGATTTTCTTCTTTTCATCCAATCAAATAATTATTCAAAAGAAACTTTATATAATTATGAAAGAGATCTCAAAACTTTTGAAAGATTTCTAGAAGAAGAATTTAAAGGACTCCCCTTTTCAAAAGTCACTAAAAGGACGATCGAACAATACAAGGCGTATTTGAACTCTACTGACAGAAAAACTGCCGAAGGGTCCGGCGCGCAAAAAAATCTCAAAAGCGGTTCTATAAACCGCAACCTAAGCTCGCTTAGAAGATATCTGTCGTATCTTATAGATATGGATTATGAATCTCCGATCGCCCCAGGCGCTATCAAGCTGTTGAGAATGGAGAAAAAGCATCCGCAAGTTTCCGAACTCGAAGAGCTGACTAGTTTGATTGAAGCCCCGATGAAATTTGAAAAAAACAAAAAAGTTGCCCTGCGCAACCGCGCGGCTTTGGAAACACTTTTTGCCTCTGGTATGCGTATTTCAGAACTAATATCATTAAAAATTATCCAGCTTGATAAAACTGGTCGAATCTTCATAGAGGGCAAGGGTAAAAAACAACGATTCGTCTATCTAACAGAAAGGGCTAAAAAACATATAGACAATTATTTGAAAGTTAGAGCCGATGACTCTCCTTTTCTCTTTATTGCAAGCAGAGGACAAAATGCTGGCGACAAAAACAAACACATATCGGCAAACTACCTTCAGATGAAAATAAAAAAATATCGGGAACTTTTGGGCATAAACGTTCCAACAAGCGCTCATTCATTACGTCACGGTTTTGCTACGTATTTGGCCGAGCAAGGTGCCAACCCGGCCGCCATCCAGATTCTTTTAGGCCATGAGTCACTTGATACTACGACAAGATACGTCCACGCTTCAGACAAATATGCCGAAAGCACTCACCGCAAATTCCACCCACTTAAAGACTAA
- a CDS encoding 3'-5' exonuclease — MIILDIETSGTNPWKHSILSIGAVDFLDLKRTFSRECQIRPGAHISEEGLAVNGFSREEIADPRKETEEKIVADFFAWAMESRDHTIAGQNPSFDVSFLQVASEEYGLNFPLAHRTFDLHSVCAAHMIKRGLNLPLENKRSALNSDSIMEYVGLPAEPKPHIAFNGAKWEAEAFSRLFYNKPLFPEFKEYKIPWIS, encoded by the coding sequence ATGATCATACTAGACATAGAAACATCAGGAACTAATCCGTGGAAACACTCCATTCTCTCAATTGGCGCCGTTGATTTTTTAGACTTAAAACGAACGTTTTCCAGAGAATGCCAAATCCGGCCGGGCGCGCATATTAGCGAGGAGGGGTTGGCGGTAAACGGTTTTAGCAGGGAAGAGATAGCCGACCCGAGGAAAGAAACGGAAGAAAAAATTGTCGCCGATTTTTTTGCTTGGGCGATGGAGAGTAGAGACCATACAATTGCCGGTCAGAATCCGTCTTTTGACGTTTCTTTTTTGCAAGTGGCATCGGAAGAATACGGTCTAAATTTTCCTTTGGCTCATCGGACTTTTGACCTTCATTCGGTTTGCGCGGCGCATATGATAAAACGGGGATTAAATTTGCCATTGGAAAATAAACGTTCCGCTTTAAATTCTGATTCAATAATGGAATATGTCGGCCTGCCGGCGGAACCAAAGCCTCACATCGCTTTTAACGGCGCCAAATGGGAAGCTGAAGCGTTCTCTCGGTTGTTTTATAACAAACCGCTTTTTCCAGAATTTAAAGAATATAAAATTCCTTGGATAAGCTAG
- a CDS encoding Ada metal-binding domain-containing protein: protein MILFRLMESITEALQKIKNVCVASEGREKALIVAVIFLVGTASFGLGRISALDENREPVKINEIPLSANVATLSSDTASNNEPLVLGQSVSEQISLQAGGLLVGSKTSDKYHFPWCSGAKRIKEENKIYFNSIEEAKAAGYSPAGNCKGLE, encoded by the coding sequence ATGATATTATTTAGATTGATGGAAAGTATAACTGAAGCATTACAAAAAATCAAGAATGTTTGTGTGGCATCGGAGGGTAGAGAAAAGGCCTTGATTGTGGCCGTGATTTTTCTGGTTGGCACCGCCTCTTTCGGTTTAGGTCGGATTTCGGCTTTGGATGAAAATCGTGAGCCGGTAAAAATAAATGAAATTCCTCTTTCGGCCAATGTCGCCACTCTATCGTCTGACACCGCTTCAAATAATGAGCCCTTGGTTTTAGGGCAAAGCGTTTCAGAACAAATCAGTTTACAAGCCGGTGGGCTTTTGGTTGGTTCTAAAACTTCAGACAAGTATCATTTTCCTTGGTGTTCCGGCGCAAAAAGAATAAAAGAAGAAAATAAAATTTATTTCAATTCAATTGAGGAGGCAAAAGCGGCCGGCTATAGCCCGGCGGGGAATTGTAAAGGATTAGAATAG
- the rpmA gene encoding 50S ribosomal protein L27: MAHKKAGGSTKNNRDSNPKYLGIKIDHGQAAKTGAILVRQRGTEFLPGQNVGMGKDHTLFALKNGKVGITNKRKISLNGGVKIKKVVNVSA; this comes from the coding sequence ATGGCACATAAAAAAGCAGGAGGATCAACAAAAAATAACCGGGATTCAAATCCAAAATATCTCGGGATAAAAATAGATCACGGACAAGCTGCCAAAACCGGCGCAATTTTGGTACGCCAAAGAGGCACAGAATTTCTACCGGGACAAAATGTCGGCATGGGTAAAGACCACACTCTCTTCGCCTTGAAAAACGGAAAAGTTGGAATAACAAACAAAAGAAAAATCTCGCTAAACGGCGGAGTAAAAATTAAAAAAGTAGTGAATGTTTCGGCTTAA
- the rplI gene encoding 50S ribosomal protein L9 produces the protein MKVILLKDVSKIGQKFEIKNVADGYALNFLIPRGLAKTANPSEIAKIESLKASENKTREDKLNNLRLKIRQLLGRPILIESEANEKGHLFKGLHEKDLVKSILNQEGIEIEQDLIRLERPIKEVGSQKVKIEGEGVSAEIEFIIKAKDKS, from the coding sequence ATGAAAGTTATTTTACTAAAAGATGTTTCAAAAATCGGCCAGAAGTTTGAAATAAAGAATGTGGCTGATGGTTACGCCCTTAACTTTTTGATTCCGAGAGGATTGGCTAAAACAGCAAATCCGTCCGAAATTGCAAAAATTGAATCCTTAAAAGCTTCAGAAAATAAAACCAGAGAGGATAAATTAAATAATTTGCGTTTAAAAATCAGGCAACTGTTGGGGAGACCGATCTTAATTGAAAGTGAAGCGAATGAGAAAGGTCATCTTTTCAAGGGTTTACACGAAAAAGATTTGGTCAAATCAATATTGAATCAGGAGGGAATAGAAATAGAGCAAGATTTAATCAGACTTGAGAGGCCGATAAAAGAAGTCGGCAGTCAAAAAGTTAAAATAGAAGGGGAGGGGGTGTCTGCGGAAATTGAATTTATAATCAAAGCAAAAGATAAAAGTTAA
- a CDS encoding S41 family peptidase, whose protein sequence is MEDKDQNRRSFLKPIVLSVLFFFLGFYFGAGQVSEISKVSGLEGKEHTTEITADFSSFWRVWNLIDEKYVPPDLETRDKTISGQERVWGAIKGMVRSLGDPNTTFLTPKELEVFEEEISGAFEGVGMEVGIRDGVLTVIAPLKNTPAYRAGIKAGDKIFKIDDKETLNLGIEEAISLIRGKKGTPVSLILFREDSNEPVEITLIRDTIDIPTLDTEWRDDIFIIRLYNFSGNAQGVFRNALREFILGSRVGERKLILDLRGNPGGFLNASVDIASWFLPAGKVVIKEDFGGRREDIVHRSRGYNIFGNDLKMVVLIDKGSASASEILAGALQEHGVATIVGNQSFGKGSVQELVRVTPDTSLKVTVARWVTPNGKSISLGGLEPDIEVEIESEDLESEYDLVLEKAIEILKN, encoded by the coding sequence ATGGAAGATAAAGACCAAAATAGGAGAAGTTTTTTAAAGCCGATAGTCTTATCGGTACTATTTTTTTTCTTAGGTTTTTATTTTGGTGCAGGCCAGGTATCGGAAATTTCCAAAGTCAGTGGTCTTGAGGGTAAAGAACATACGACAGAAATTACTGCTGACTTTTCTTCTTTTTGGCGAGTTTGGAATTTGATTGATGAAAAATATGTTCCACCGGACTTGGAAACAAGAGACAAAACAATTTCCGGACAAGAAAGAGTTTGGGGGGCAATAAAGGGAATGGTGCGATCACTTGGTGACCCTAACACCACCTTTTTAACCCCGAAAGAACTTGAGGTTTTTGAAGAAGAAATAAGTGGTGCTTTTGAAGGAGTTGGCATGGAAGTCGGAATAAGGGATGGTGTTTTAACCGTCATCGCGCCTTTGAAAAATACTCCGGCCTATCGAGCTGGGATAAAGGCAGGTGACAAAATTTTTAAGATTGATGATAAAGAGACTCTAAATCTTGGTATTGAGGAAGCGATTAGTTTGATTCGTGGAAAAAAAGGAACCCCTGTTTCCCTCATACTTTTCAGAGAAGACTCTAATGAGCCGGTTGAAATTACTTTGATCCGAGATACGATTGATATTCCGACTCTCGACACCGAATGGCGTGACGATATTTTTATTATTCGACTCTACAATTTTTCTGGCAATGCCCAGGGTGTTTTTCGGAATGCTTTGAGAGAATTTATTTTGGGAAGTCGAGTTGGAGAGAGAAAATTGATTTTGGATTTGCGAGGTAATCCCGGCGGATTTTTGAACGCATCAGTTGATATTGCCAGTTGGTTTTTGCCAGCAGGAAAAGTGGTGATAAAAGAAGACTTTGGTGGACGGCGAGAGGATATAGTTCATAGGAGCCGCGGTTATAATATTTTTGGTAATGATTTAAAAATGGTTGTATTAATTGATAAAGGCAGTGCTTCAGCTTCGGAGATATTGGCCGGGGCTTTGCAGGAACACGGAGTGGCGACAATTGTCGGAAATCAGTCATTTGGTAAGGGTTCAGTGCAGGAGCTTGTCAGGGTAACCCCCGACACCTCTCTTAAGGTGACTGTGGCTCGTTGGGTTACGCCAAATGGAAAATCAATTTCTCTTGGCGGTTTGGAGCCAGATATAGAGGTGGAAATAGAGTCGGAAGATTTGGAAAGTGAGTATGACTTGGTCTTGGAGAAAGCTATTGAAATATTAAAAAATTAG